DNA sequence from the Pseudomonadota bacterium genome:
TCACAAGCCAGGGACTCACCATCGGTGAGGTCGCCGCGATGGGGCGGCCCGCGCTGCTGGCACGGCAGGCAAGTCGCAGCGCCCCCGCACGCCCCTCGCCGGTTCGTGCGCTCAGCGTCGTTTCACAACCGCGGGCGCCCGAGGTCAGCGCGGCGCTCATTCGCAGTGCCATGGTGCTCGACGAAGAGGGAATTCGCGCGGCACTCGACGACGGGTTCAGCCACTTCGACGAAGCCCGTGTGATAGACGAGGTCATCACCCCAGCGCTCACCGAGGTCGGTGCCTTGTGGGCAGAAGGGCGCATCAGTGTCGCGTCAGAGAAGATCCTCTCGCTCATCGTGCGCCAGCGACTTCTGGCACGCATCGAGGCGGCCTCGCACGAGGTAGACCCTTCGAGAAGCCCGGTGATCTGCGCGTGCGTCGAGCCGGAAGCCCACGACATCGGCGCGCTCGTGCTGTCGCTCGCGTTGCTTCGAGCCGAGGTGCCGGTGCTCTACCTGGGACCAAGCATCCCGTTCGACGACCTCGACACGGCCTGCCATCTGCGCAACCCCGCCGCCGTCTGCCTGTCATACAAGACCGGGGAGAACATCGCATCCAGCACAGCGCGCCTAAGCGATCTCGTACGGCGCCATCCGACGGTGCTCTTCATCGTCGGCGGCGCCGGGGTCGAGACAGCCGCGGTCACGGACCTCTCAAACCTGCGATTCTCGCAGCACACACCGCTCTCTGACGTCGTGCAAAAGGTCGTGCAGCACGTGGGGTCTGGCCTGCCCGAACAGTCGAGGCGCCGGTTGACTCAGTTTCCGTAGGGGTTCGAGGTCGGGTAGCTCATGTTGGGCGGAATCACGTTCAACGTCTCATTGAGGTTCTGAGGGCCCTTGCGGCTCTGGGCCTGATCGATGGCCTGCTGGATCTGGTCGATGGCGCTGCCTCCAGCGACCGCATCGAGATCTCTTTCCGACAGGGGGTTGCTGCTGGGTTCCTGGCTCATGGCATGCTCCTCGTGCGTTTTCTCGATCGACTGATTCTGCGCCACGTACGACAAAACCTCGACGTCCCTTCCGCCATCCTTGTTCCCCCAGACCGCGCGGCCTTCTGCGTTCGCGGGAAGACGCCACGTCTGTCGCGAATCCACCTGGCAGCGACATGCCGAAAGATCTGACATGACCGACGAAACCGGGCCCATCGACGCCGAAGAGGAACAGGTGGGGGCGCCCTCCTCACCGCCAGGGAGGAGCAGAAGCATCATCGCGGCCAGTCTCGGCGTCCTGCTGGTGCTCGAGGTCATCTCGCTAACACGGGTTCTCGTGACTCGCCCCGCGGTCTCACCACTTCCCACGACCGCGGCGCCCGCGGCATCCCCCGCAGCATATCCCTCCTCAAAGACCTCCCCCCATCCCTTGGCCACTCCTCTGGCCTCACCACTCCCCAGCGCAGCGCCGCGCTGAAACTGCCACGCCGTCGGCCCAACTGTTGAAAATCGACCGATAAACCCGTACCTTTAGCGCACACCTCCATGACTGCATCGCCAGATGGCCTTCCCACCCGCTCCGCCACGGCCACGCCAGAAACGGCGCGCCCCCCTCGCGCCACGGCTCGGGTCGCCCTCGTCAGACCGCCGACCTTCCAGATCCTGGGAAGCCTGAGCTACTTCGGGGCCGTGCCCCCCATCGGCCTCGCATACATCGCCGCCGTGCTGCGCGATGCTGGCCACGAGGTGACGGTCATCGATGCTCCAGGCGAAGCACCCACCCAGGTGGAGCGCGTTGCTGACGTCGTGTCGCTGTTCCAGACAGGGCTCACCCCTCGTCAGATCGTGGAGCGCATCCCCGCTGACACCGACATGGTCGGAATCACACACATGTTCCTGCACGAATGGCCGGTGGTGCGTGCCATCGCGGAGGAGGCGCGACGTCAAAGACCATCCGCCATCATCGTGATCGGTGGAGAGAACGCCACCGCCTACTGGCGCCGCATCTTCGATGAATGTGGCGCCGTCGACGCCTGTGTCGTCGGCGAGGGAGAGATGACCGCGCTCGAGATCTGCGCGCGAGCGGCGAGCGGCACGTCACTTCAGGGCACGCCTGGACTGGTTCTTCGAGACCAGCAGAACGCCACCCCTCCGACAACGCGGCAGCGCATCACCCATCTCGACACCTTGCCCCTCCCCGCCTGGGACCTCTTCCCCATGGAGGGCTACTTCCGGGCGCACGACGCCTTCGGCGTGCACCGCGGACGCTCCATTCCCATGCTGGCCACGCGGGGCTGTCCATTCCAGTGCACCTTCTGCTCCTCTCCCACGATGTGGACGACGCGATACGTCACCCGACCCCCTCGAGACGTGGTCGACGAGATCCGCAC
Encoded proteins:
- a CDS encoding radical SAM protein, translating into MTASPDGLPTRSATATPETARPPRATARVALVRPPTFQILGSLSYFGAVPPIGLAYIAAVLRDAGHEVTVIDAPGEAPTQVERVADVVSLFQTGLTPRQIVERIPADTDMVGITHMFLHEWPVVRAIAEEARRQRPSAIIVIGGENATAYWRRIFDECGAVDACVVGEGEMTALEICARAASGTSLQGTPGLVLRDQQNATPPTTRQRITHLDTLPLPAWDLFPMEGYFRAHDAFGVHRGRSIPMLATRGCPFQCTFCSSPTMWTTRYVTRPPRDVVDEIRTYVERYHIENVDFCDLTAIIKRDWILAFCEALRQSGLRITWQLPVGTRSEALDGEVLRALRASGCRNVTYAPESGSERLLRRIKKRVRLDRLMGSLKEAIEAGLVTRVNIIIGHPDETRADVWESAKLLWKAAWMGCHDTAVMIFAPYPGSEDYAILEREGRVGHEPEDDFLALARSGRSSRTFCRHMGCRELLIIQFTLLVMFYGLAYVRRPSRILDLVGTLLTGKEQTQVEQLVRTKITQVRQALGDLVRSLSATQATVNRRPERPDEARGRSRSGLPPS